The following proteins are co-located in the Paenibacillus sp. JNUCC32 genome:
- a CDS encoding glycoside hydrolase family 2 protein produces MRNRWCLNGEWDFMPLYDQPQRRQLPDEIVYEPEPVRVPSSWRRSYEQPNGRTFGEIHEHGYAPMDLYSYPKAWDAAEAGVLHRCFRIPEHMAGQRIVLRLDGIMQKAVLFLDGAEVAVWEDGYLPLRLDITSSVAPGREHHLHILCGSFDRVKLPSGMEKVTGLTGSWFGNVARGIWQDVYLESYPVLSLEDVTICTSVRKKCLELAVIAGTAETAPVLGPIHVRLSVRELGVLRQDGELSEARDADSSGSGTHRYGVQDAKPQQAQGRGIETERHLVERRTGGRSEAEDKLAVPVLLAEQPAEQVDPSAAGMLRLCENERGGAVYRASFTLDWQDAKLWNPDTPFLYVAVLELVAGEQVLDRREEVFGFREFWCEGPQFMLNGIPIHLRGDSWHFQGGLQQTETYIRNWYRMCRSVGINSIRLHAEPYPEDYVRIADEEGMMIIDETAIYGSGKSMLADHPEYLDHCRLHVQRLVRRDKNHPSVIMWSLQNEMRWVDGRDGYRSQIPGFMEAMRELDPTRPIIAEGDNRLLSKAHTEVESRHYNIDGTIAQWDRSVPLTFGEHGGWWYICPQNASMYAGLQAYRGTDESTAGLAHKERLFVEYARRQGVSGIATFNFAHYFMRSMPENDVAAPPLEPGLPRVSPKTIPAYSLTINNGMLPDHPMYLPNPAFAIMADAMKPVTMFAAEYNGCFYDDAPISRSFDVFNDTLSAQDVRIECEVMQGETIVLDRIFTFRQEPAESKAFEITWTPIPVDTEGTALLKASLFHGKRLMFELRKEYRLVPGSLLHDPVEVGRPAAYWGSEEDYIRIRRLVPGCERTNRDAIALLSSDDLLIIGSNAEDSDGRLEAELKAFVARGGRLLLLEQTGLSLGRLTLSRRPFLRAHAGDYRHPVLKGLSDKDLMFWHEELCEEGPLPIIRAAFEKPVHGDFTLLLECSAGDFGDGGDLWSPLLEYRSGSGMFLANQLEIMANLDRVPQACLLLRNLLAYAGRAEEAVVTAAMRTAGALVSPGGTAAAFLDRLRLRYKVLDAAAVIGEAAEREFPEQSFGLLVAEARLLGSPGAAEAVKRYAEAGGHVLVLPADSSQQDTLARLLGRPVRVEPHEAYHLAADYSHDAVRGFSPVDLFGFDKVFLSPRDVVNRPLASDQLEVPGMADVCVSIEGTAWKDYFVNGYTSEYSRLALVEINRRNARRPGAFLVGERIGAGSILCSQLLTDLDSDKAQRLYTRLLANLGSAFDDRLLESEKDDGAWAVEAVMALPCPPYVDYEAMKTYYTDPEYSLNNLGEGLYGWMQKKERRSEDGKMRIAHAANEPWFLSCFVQVPEGAESYRKGYMRIRSETPYDIYLNGEFVPEPELELVLKSGLNRLIAIVHGNGGNMDFGMVFLHEHGSYMKDLEYRMTLDEVEPK; encoded by the coding sequence ATGCGTAACCGATGGTGCCTGAACGGAGAGTGGGACTTCATGCCGCTGTACGATCAGCCGCAGCGCCGGCAGCTTCCGGATGAGATCGTCTACGAGCCGGAGCCCGTCCGGGTTCCTTCCAGCTGGAGACGGTCGTACGAGCAGCCAAACGGCAGAACGTTCGGCGAAATTCACGAGCACGGATATGCTCCGATGGATCTCTACAGCTATCCCAAGGCGTGGGACGCCGCGGAAGCGGGCGTTCTGCACCGCTGCTTCCGGATTCCCGAACACATGGCCGGTCAGCGGATCGTCCTGCGGCTGGACGGCATTATGCAAAAAGCCGTCCTATTTCTCGACGGGGCGGAAGTCGCGGTTTGGGAGGACGGCTACCTGCCGCTGCGGCTCGATATCACGTCGAGCGTAGCGCCGGGCCGTGAGCATCATCTCCATATCCTATGCGGGAGCTTCGACAGAGTGAAGCTGCCGTCCGGCATGGAGAAAGTGACGGGATTGACAGGTTCATGGTTTGGCAATGTCGCCAGAGGGATATGGCAGGATGTCTATCTGGAAAGCTACCCGGTTCTTTCACTGGAGGATGTAACCATTTGCACGTCCGTGCGGAAGAAGTGCTTGGAGCTTGCGGTTATCGCCGGGACGGCCGAAACGGCTCCGGTTCTTGGGCCGATCCATGTGAGGCTGAGCGTGCGGGAACTTGGCGTATTGCGACAGGATGGAGAACTTTCGGAGGCAAGGGATGCCGATTCGTCAGGCAGCGGCACCCATCGATACGGGGTTCAAGATGCGAAGCCGCAGCAAGCTCAGGGCCGTGGAATTGAAACGGAGAGGCACCTCGTGGAGAGAAGGACAGGAGGGAGATCGGAAGCCGAAGACAAGCTGGCCGTTCCGGTCCTCCTGGCGGAGCAGCCCGCTGAACAGGTCGATCCATCGGCTGCCGGGATGCTTCGGTTGTGCGAGAACGAACGCGGCGGAGCGGTTTATCGCGCCTCCTTCACCCTGGATTGGCAGGACGCCAAGCTGTGGAATCCTGACACGCCATTCCTATATGTCGCGGTGCTTGAACTTGTAGCAGGTGAGCAGGTTCTCGACCGGCGCGAAGAGGTATTCGGTTTCCGCGAATTTTGGTGCGAAGGTCCTCAATTTATGCTGAACGGGATCCCGATCCATCTTCGCGGCGATTCGTGGCATTTTCAAGGCGGACTCCAGCAGACGGAGACGTATATCCGTAATTGGTACCGGATGTGCCGGTCTGTCGGAATCAACAGTATCCGCCTGCATGCCGAACCCTATCCGGAAGATTATGTGCGGATTGCCGACGAGGAGGGCATGATGATTATCGACGAAACGGCCATATACGGATCGGGCAAATCCATGCTCGCCGACCATCCCGAATACTTGGACCATTGTCGGTTGCATGTTCAGCGGCTCGTTCGGCGCGACAAGAATCATCCTTCGGTCATCATGTGGAGCTTGCAGAACGAAATGCGCTGGGTAGACGGCCGGGACGGCTACAGGTCGCAGATTCCCGGCTTCATGGAGGCAATGCGCGAACTGGATCCAACGCGGCCGATCATCGCAGAAGGGGACAATCGGCTGCTATCCAAAGCGCATACGGAAGTGGAGAGCCGTCATTACAACATCGACGGCACCATTGCTCAATGGGACCGTTCCGTCCCTTTGACCTTCGGCGAACACGGCGGATGGTGGTACATATGCCCGCAGAACGCCAGCATGTACGCAGGGCTGCAGGCCTATCGCGGTACGGACGAAAGCACGGCCGGACTGGCGCACAAGGAACGCCTATTCGTGGAGTATGCGCGGCGGCAAGGCGTCTCGGGCATAGCCACGTTTAATTTCGCCCATTATTTTATGCGGTCGATGCCGGAGAACGACGTCGCAGCTCCGCCGTTGGAACCGGGCTTGCCCCGCGTAAGCCCCAAGACGATCCCGGCGTATTCGCTGACGATCAACAACGGTATGCTCCCGGATCATCCGATGTATCTTCCTAATCCGGCTTTCGCCATCATGGCGGATGCGATGAAGCCGGTTACGATGTTCGCGGCCGAATACAACGGCTGCTTCTACGACGACGCCCCCATCTCGCGCAGCTTTGACGTCTTCAACGACACGCTGTCCGCACAAGACGTGCGGATTGAATGCGAGGTCATGCAAGGGGAGACGATCGTGCTGGATCGTATCTTCACGTTCCGTCAAGAGCCGGCCGAGTCCAAGGCCTTTGAAATCACGTGGACTCCCATCCCCGTGGATACGGAAGGGACGGCGCTGCTGAAGGCCTCGCTGTTCCATGGCAAGCGTCTGATGTTTGAGCTGCGCAAGGAATACCGGCTTGTGCCGGGAAGCTTGCTCCATGATCCTGTCGAAGTCGGCCGCCCGGCGGCTTACTGGGGCTCTGAAGAAGATTATATCCGGATCCGCCGGCTTGTACCCGGCTGCGAACGGACGAACCGCGACGCGATCGCCTTGCTGTCGTCCGATGATTTGCTGATTATTGGCAGCAATGCGGAGGATTCGGACGGCAGGCTGGAAGCGGAGCTTAAAGCCTTCGTTGCGAGGGGCGGACGCCTGCTTCTGCTAGAGCAGACCGGCCTGTCGCTCGGTCGGCTTACGCTGTCGCGCAGGCCTTTTCTGCGCGCCCATGCCGGGGATTACCGTCATCCGGTGCTGAAGGGCTTGAGCGACAAGGACCTGATGTTCTGGCACGAGGAGCTGTGCGAAGAAGGGCCGTTGCCGATCATACGCGCCGCGTTCGAAAAGCCGGTCCATGGCGATTTCACCTTGCTGCTGGAGTGCAGCGCCGGCGATTTCGGCGACGGGGGGGATCTTTGGTCGCCGCTGCTGGAATATCGGAGCGGAAGCGGCATGTTTCTGGCCAATCAGCTGGAGATCATGGCCAATCTAGACCGAGTACCGCAAGCTTGTCTGCTGCTGCGCAACCTGCTGGCTTATGCAGGGCGGGCCGAGGAAGCTGTCGTCACCGCCGCCATGCGGACGGCAGGAGCGCTGGTAAGCCCTGGAGGGACAGCGGCAGCGTTCCTCGACCGACTTCGGCTGCGTTATAAGGTGCTGGATGCCGCAGCGGTGATAGGTGAAGCTGCGGAGCGCGAATTCCCCGAGCAATCCTTCGGCCTGCTCGTGGCCGAAGCCCGCCTGCTTGGGTCGCCTGGCGCTGCCGAGGCCGTCAAGCGCTATGCCGAAGCCGGCGGGCATGTGCTTGTCCTGCCGGCGGACAGCAGTCAGCAGGACACGCTTGCCCGTTTGTTGGGCCGGCCGGTACGCGTGGAGCCGCACGAGGCCTACCATCTAGCGGCAGATTACTCCCACGACGCCGTGCGCGGCTTTAGCCCGGTTGATTTGTTCGGCTTCGATAAAGTGTTCCTTTCGCCGCGCGATGTCGTGAACCGGCCGCTGGCCAGCGATCAGCTGGAAGTGCCGGGCATGGCGGATGTGTGCGTAAGCATCGAGGGAACTGCCTGGAAGGATTATTTCGTGAATGGTTACACATCCGAATACAGCCGTCTTGCGCTGGTTGAAATCAACCGCAGGAACGCTCGCCGCCCCGGTGCTTTTCTCGTTGGAGAGAGGATAGGGGCAGGTTCCATTCTCTGTTCGCAGCTTCTGACTGATCTTGACAGTGACAAAGCGCAGCGATTGTACACTCGACTACTCGCCAATCTGGGGTCTGCCTTCGATGACCGCTTACTGGAGAGCGAGAAAGATGACGGCGCATGGGCCGTGGAAGCGGTTATGGCGCTGCCTTGCCCGCCTTACGTCGATTACGAAGCCATGAAAACGTATTATACCGATCCCGAATATTCACTCAATAATTTGGGAGAAGGCTTATACGGCTGGATGCAGAAAAAAGAGCGCAGGTCCGAGGACGGAAAGATGCGGATCGCCCATGCCGCGAACGAGCCATGGTTCTTGAGCTGTTTCGTACAGGTCCCTGAAGGCGCCGAGTCGTACCGCAAGGGATACATGAGAATTCGATCGGAAACACCGTACGACATTTATTTGAACGGCGAGTTTGTGCCGGAGCCAGAACTTGAGCTTGTCCTGAAGAGCGGCCTTAACCGGCTGATTGCGATTGTCCATGGAAACGGCGGGAATATGGACTTCGGCATGGTCTTTCTGCACGAGCATGGATCGTACATGAAGGATTTGGAATACCGCATGACCCTGGACGAAGTCGAGCCGAAATAG